The Budorcas taxicolor isolate Tak-1 chromosome 18, Takin1.1, whole genome shotgun sequence genome window below encodes:
- the LOC128063933 gene encoding protein FAM187B-like: MLTTLWLLLCFALPVQESPFPISCPNHKHCQLALLSDNDIILHCDAPGAQWQFFTPLKTTWASNFTTNLNMVTMLNGNLLIKNPLPSHTGIYNCNDKDGKKVMRYEIDFQDVVTLHITHKDLDRKPLQNESLSLSSKQFVFTQWEPWQDCNQCGKPGERKRLGYCYIQESLENPMPCWLYLGDEKVWSNRLRPEMQVETCHIPCTHIHAKYVVFDNFQLRNNVGSAWLTCPLGSIYRPVFWEANNLSLTWKDQLSGKSISTIMDSSNGGSWLQVFQSAIYRCFVQRELMAQFNSKVNVDPLKFLSPENSKQPPEAEETRKENGNSVLKGLNVMMLVGMVLTVLGCLLKQFHFSRRRERNKMFLVK, from the exons ATGCTGACCACCCTGTGGCTGTTGCTCTGCTTTGCTCTCCCGGTTCAGGAGTCGCCCTTTCCTATCAGCTGTCCAAATCACAAACATTGTCAACTGGCCCTGCTCTCAGACAATGATATCATCCTGCACTGCGATGCCCCTGGGGCACAGTGGCAATTCTTCACACCACTCAAGACCACCTGGGCCAGCAATTTCACTACTAATCTCAACATGGTAACAATGCTCAATGGCAACCTTCTCATTAAAAATCCACTACCCTCCCACACAGGCATTTATAACTGCAACGATAAGGATGGCAAGAAAGTGATGCGGTATGAAATTGACTTCCAGGATGTCGTCACCCTACATATTACACACAAAGATCTGGATCGAAAGCCCCTGCAGAATGAGAGCCTGAGTCTGAGCAGCAAGCAGTTCGTCTTCACCCAGTGGGAGCCCTGGCAGGACTGTAACCAGTGTGGGAAACCAGGTGAACGCAAACGCCTGGGGTACTGCTACATCCAAGAGTCCCTGGAAAACCCGATGCCCTGCTGGCTCTATCTGGGAGATGAGAAGGTGTGGTCCAACCGCTTGAGGCCTGAGATGCAGGTGGAAACCTGCCACATCccgtgtacacacatacatgcgaAATATGTCGTTTTTGACAACTTCCAGCTTAGAAACAACGTGGGATCTGCGTGGCTCACCTGCCCCTTAGGATCTATCTACAG GCCCGTATTCTGGGAAGCCAACAACCTCTCCCTGACATGGAAGGACCAGCTCTCCGGCAAGAGCATCAGCACCATCATGGACTCCTCCAATGGCGGCAGCTGGCTGCAGGTCTTCCAGTCGGCCATTTACAGGTGCTTCGTGCAGCGAGAGCTCATGGCTCAATTCAACTCCAAGGTCAATGTGGATCCACTGAAGTTTCTGAGCCCAGAAAACTCCAAACAACCACCAGAGGCAGAGGAGACCcggaaagaaaatggcaactctgTCCTTAAGGGGCTGAACGTGATGATGCTCGTGGGCATGGTCTTGACTGTGCTGGGGTGCCTGCTCAAACAATTCCACTTTTCCCGGAGGCGGGAGAGAAATAAGATGTTTCTGGTGAAATAA